In the genome of Aspergillus luchuensis IFO 4308 DNA, chromosome 2, nearly complete sequence, one region contains:
- a CDS encoding uncharacterized protein (COG:S;~EggNog:ENOG410Q2U9) translates to MAKPKAKAKTDPKRKADVDSNGSDTEYTTKVYISSRELELTSEYNLLTGPADELLDPERRKIIAQLSVYIGHQNLPSTGWALLWFADLAILKEHLKNCGELRMGPQNQHGRVGVEAQLLLKRALSISEDQKVLKVKFYWMPINKLSDAMSSREVPSPFPDGCLSSIKVEGKLNAKLFNINTEKALRSGDVLTFKTDDPVGHPLPSMELLNMQWALHRVLALSGAADATDEELDPPDPDWLQVEATDEDNEEEVESETEEDDPEEESWDEMVVESHRLNFPSCENRPASTLPRSRHDDHKDQEEQAEPADAESSPALGFRDTNIH, encoded by the exons ATGGCGAAGCCTAAAGCCAAAGCTAAGACCGATCCCAAACGCAAAGCCGACGTCGATTCAAATGGATCTGACACTGAGTATACTACCAAAGTTTACATTAGTAGCCGTGAATTAGAGCTTACAAGTGAATACAACCTTCTTAC GGGACCTGCAGACGAGCTCCTCGACCCAGAGCGGCGCAAGATCATTGCCCAGCTGTCCGTCTATATCGGACATCAGAACCTCCCTTCAACAGGATGGGCCCTCCTTTGGTTTGCAGATCTGGCCATCCTGAAGGAGCATCTCAAAAACTGTGGAGAGTTGCGGATGGGTCCGCAGAATCAGCAC GGAAGGGTCGGCGTAGAAGCTCAATTGCTTCTGAAGAGGGCGCTGTCGATCAGCGAGGATCAGAAGGTTCTCAAGGTGAAGTTCTACTGGATGCCGATAAACAAGTTGTCGGACGCTATGTCGTCCAGAGAAGTCCCGAGTCCTTTCCCTGATGGCTGCCTGTCCTCGATTAAGGTGGAAGGCAAACTCAATGCAAAGCTATTCAATATTAACACCGAGAAAGCCCTGCGCTCCGGAGACGTTCTTACATTCAAGACCGACGACCCAGTCGgccatcccctcccatcGATGGAGCTGCTCAATATGCAATGGGCTCTCCATCGAGTTCTTGCTCTAAGTGGTGCCGCCGATGCAACCGATGAAGAACTTGACCCCCCGGACCCCGATTGGCTACAGGTCGAAGCCACTGATGAAgacaatgaggaagaagtagagaGTGAAACGGAGGAAGACGACCCTGAGGAAGAATCGTGGGATGAAATGGTCGTGGAGAGCCACCGATTAAACTTCCCGAGCTGTGAAAATCGTCCGGCGTCCACTCTACCCAGATCCAGACATGATGACCACAAGGATCAAGAGGAGCAGGCGGAGCCGGCGGACGCAGAAAGTTCCCCTGCTTTGGGATTCCGGGACACTAATATTCATTAG